The following coding sequences are from one bacterium SCSIO 12741 window:
- the uvrA gene encoding excinuclease ABC subunit UvrA, whose amino-acid sequence MEEFLEVYGAREHNLKNLTVKIPRNQLVVITGLSGSGKSSLAFDTIHAEGQRRYIESFASYARQFIGNLERPDVDKINGLSPVISIEQKTVNKSPRSTVGTITEIYDFLRLLYARASDAYSYNTGEKMVQYSDQEIRELIQKHYKGKRIQLLAPLVRSRKGHYRELFQSISKKGFLRVRVDGEVQEILPRMQVDRYKNHDIEVVIDRIKVDEKSEGRILESLKLALKMGKNVMMVMDVDSDEVRYFSRNLMCPTTGIAYDLPAPNLFSFNSPKGACPHCNGLGEVSEVDINKIIPDNKKSIKQGALAPLGAYKSNWIFKQIEAIGQKYGFKLTTPVKEIEEKAIHEMLFGSTEDIVVKNEVAGVSNSYTIRFEGIVNILTNHVKDDYGTAYHRWAQSFMNKVPCPECHGSRLKKEALYFKIGDKNIADLANSDITWLEEWFQNIEEKLSDKQKKIAEDILKEIRSRIGFLTNVGLDYLTLNRSAKSLSGGEAQRIRLATQIGTQLVGVLYILDEPSIGLHQRDNDRLITALKDLREIGNSVMVVEHDKDMILNADYVLDIGPGAGVHGGEIVAAGSPEEIMQLPTETAKYLSGAKEIPIPAKPRKGSGKKLSLTGASGNNLKNVKVDFPLGKFIVVTGVSGSGKSTLINQTLYPILNQHFYRSPKKPLPFKQVKGLEHLDKVIEIDQSPIGRTPRSNPATYTGVFSDIRNLFAQLPEAKIRGYKPGRFSFNVKGGRCETCKGAGVKTIEMNFLPDVYVHCEDCNGKRYNRETLEVRYKGKSISDVLNMTIEDAVPFFENIPSIAQKLRTLEEVGLGYITLGQSSTTLSGGEAQRVKLATELSKKDTGNTFYILDEPSTGLHFEDISILLDVLNRLADHGNTVLVIEHNLDIIKVADHVIDLGPEGGEKGGKILFSGTLKKLLNHPESHTGKYLKKELERKPTFQD is encoded by the coding sequence TTGGAAGAATTTTTGGAAGTATACGGTGCCCGTGAGCACAATCTAAAAAACCTTACGGTCAAAATTCCGCGAAACCAATTGGTGGTGATCACCGGATTGAGTGGAAGTGGAAAATCCTCTTTGGCCTTCGATACTATTCACGCGGAAGGACAGCGTCGCTATATTGAAAGCTTCGCCAGCTATGCACGCCAATTCATTGGCAACCTGGAACGCCCCGATGTAGACAAGATCAACGGATTGAGTCCGGTGATTTCCATTGAGCAGAAAACGGTGAACAAAAGCCCCCGATCCACCGTGGGAACGATTACCGAGATCTACGATTTCCTGCGTTTGCTCTATGCCCGGGCTTCTGACGCCTATTCCTACAACACGGGTGAAAAAATGGTGCAATACTCGGATCAGGAAATTCGCGAATTAATTCAGAAGCACTACAAAGGCAAACGCATTCAACTACTGGCTCCCTTGGTCCGATCCAGAAAGGGACACTACCGTGAGTTGTTTCAAAGCATTAGCAAAAAAGGCTTTCTTAGGGTTCGTGTGGATGGCGAAGTGCAAGAGATCCTACCTCGTATGCAGGTAGACCGCTATAAAAACCACGACATTGAAGTGGTAATCGACCGGATAAAGGTGGATGAGAAAAGCGAAGGCCGCATTCTTGAATCTCTGAAACTGGCCCTGAAAATGGGTAAAAATGTAATGATGGTGATGGACGTGGATTCGGATGAAGTGCGCTACTTCTCCCGCAACCTGATGTGTCCTACCACCGGAATTGCCTACGATCTTCCAGCTCCGAATTTGTTTTCCTTCAACTCCCCCAAAGGAGCATGCCCCCATTGTAACGGTTTGGGAGAGGTGTCTGAAGTAGACATCAACAAAATCATACCCGACAATAAGAAAAGCATTAAACAAGGCGCTTTAGCTCCATTAGGGGCTTACAAAAGCAATTGGATCTTTAAACAGATCGAAGCCATTGGCCAGAAGTACGGATTTAAATTGACCACTCCGGTCAAAGAGATCGAAGAAAAGGCCATCCACGAAATGCTCTTTGGGTCTACCGAAGACATCGTGGTGAAAAATGAAGTGGCTGGAGTATCCAACTCCTACACCATCCGGTTTGAGGGAATCGTAAACATTCTCACCAACCACGTAAAAGACGACTACGGCACGGCATACCACCGCTGGGCTCAAAGCTTTATGAATAAAGTTCCCTGTCCTGAATGCCATGGAAGTCGTTTGAAAAAGGAGGCCCTGTATTTCAAAATTGGGGACAAAAACATCGCCGATTTGGCCAACTCCGACATCACCTGGTTGGAAGAGTGGTTTCAAAACATTGAGGAAAAACTCAGCGATAAACAAAAGAAAATTGCAGAGGATATTCTAAAGGAAATCCGAAGTCGCATAGGCTTTTTAACCAATGTTGGTTTGGACTACCTGACCCTGAATCGTTCGGCCAAATCCCTGTCGGGAGGAGAAGCCCAGCGCATTCGATTGGCTACCCAAATTGGTACGCAACTCGTTGGCGTGCTCTATATCCTCGATGAGCCCAGTATTGGTCTTCACCAACGAGACAACGATCGCTTGATCACGGCCCTTAAAGACTTGCGCGAAATTGGTAATTCCGTGATGGTCGTTGAGCACGACAAAGACATGATTCTCAATGCGGACTACGTATTGGATATCGGTCCTGGAGCTGGGGTTCACGGTGGAGAGATTGTAGCTGCCGGTTCGCCAGAAGAAATCATGCAGCTGCCCACAGAAACGGCGAAGTATTTGAGCGGAGCCAAAGAAATTCCAATTCCGGCTAAACCTCGGAAAGGCAGCGGCAAAAAGCTTTCTCTTACCGGTGCTTCAGGCAACAACCTGAAAAATGTAAAGGTGGATTTTCCTTTGGGAAAATTCATCGTAGTTACGGGTGTTTCAGGATCTGGTAAATCTACCTTGATTAATCAGACCCTATACCCGATTTTGAACCAGCACTTTTACCGATCTCCCAAAAAACCACTTCCTTTCAAACAAGTGAAGGGACTGGAGCATTTGGACAAAGTCATTGAAATTGATCAAAGTCCGATTGGACGCACCCCGCGTTCCAATCCGGCAACCTATACCGGAGTATTTAGCGACATTAGAAATTTGTTTGCTCAGCTGCCTGAAGCTAAGATTCGCGGATACAAACCTGGACGTTTTTCTTTCAACGTAAAAGGCGGTCGCTGCGAAACCTGTAAGGGTGCAGGGGTAAAAACCATTGAAATGAATTTCCTTCCCGATGTGTATGTGCATTGCGAAGACTGCAATGGAAAACGCTACAACCGCGAAACGCTTGAAGTGAGGTACAAGGGAAAATCCATTTCCGATGTGTTGAATATGACCATCGAGGATGCCGTTCCCTTCTTTGAAAACATCCCTTCCATCGCTCAAAAACTTAGAACACTTGAGGAGGTAGGGTTAGGTTATATCACTTTAGGTCAAAGCAGCACTACCCTTTCAGGAGGTGAGGCTCAACGGGTTAAGTTGGCAACTGAGCTTTCTAAAAAGGATACCGGCAATACCTTCTACATACTTGATGAACCTTCTACCGGATTGCATTTCGAGGACATCAGCATTCTATTGGATGTATTGAACCGCTTAGCCGATCATGGGAATACCGTATTGGTCATTGAGCACAATTTGGACATCATCAAGGTGGCCGATCATGTCATTGATTTGGGGCCTGAAGGAGGCGAAAAAGGCGGTAAGATTCTGTTCTCCGGAACCCTTAAAAAACTGCTCAATCATCCCGAATCACATACCGGAAAATACCTGAAAAAAGAGCTGGAAAGAAAGCCTACTTTTCAAGATTAG
- a CDS encoding PKD domain-containing protein: MKLFNRFTLLFIALFFTGSLFAQSAYQERIERMHEAEARINKYIQEHLDAPIPQDVIDDYLHSMDEEKDAHGHPLMTDAEKEGNVERLKYGYWRTQYFIDFPDEVAVYAASPVSNCNNGDFELGNFTGYTLASGNTTSGNGYTSGECSFIPLTAVTTLTPEAPFSNTDNFQLVGPGSDPYVPIQRVNTAAGLGDNWAVRINGGKPLANPITSSQCWPDRGINRLSRTVTLSSAGISEVGFYYALVMEYPNHTNANPFFVARAMDASGNELDRVCRISNPGDPFFNSVPSQSYGGCGISQTVYSDWTCGELEVSGNVGDVITLEFYAVDCGAGAHFGYAYVDDICEDCVADSCNFQGSIDLDPAKDTCFTGQKYDVCGTFDMAAINCTTATVNSITLNVIQGGVSTPVTVTPTIDLVNKTFCFSLSPGDFPSASGSYDFEVTIEFAINGGTHTETDVHTVPGQDNDVSFDCCDFVPQIVIQGDTCIDPCENPEIPVIAYVIDANTGLPMTSPPNTISWSTGATTTYTTAFVNTPLTVTVTDDKKCTETDSTYIPCDSCDCKIKDFTLFAGTPNKCQVGFSAWNYSTTSKDCEPIKVIWNWGDGTTSEMSPLVSPLHTYSSNGTYTVCASVVVQSGSDPKCTDTLTKCVVVRIEKCDDCKCDIRDFTLKNTMLNGCQAGFSAYNFSITPEECKAVKILWDFGDGTTVSLAPNVSAAHTYSSNGTYTVCATVIVESSIDPKCTDQLKKCITVNITNCRRSSGSIAPPHSNGSGSGTPGQGDFSVYPNPTNGDIFVFLPTENAERLRLQVVSVEGKVLMNQEVINQGEEIQLSTSELSEGTYYLKAVREDGSEHVRSFIKE, translated from the coding sequence ATGAAACTATTCAATAGGTTCACCTTACTATTTATTGCCCTATTTTTCACGGGTAGTTTGTTCGCTCAATCGGCCTATCAAGAGCGAATTGAACGCATGCATGAAGCTGAAGCTCGCATCAATAAATACATTCAGGAGCACTTAGATGCCCCTATTCCCCAAGACGTCATTGACGATTACTTGCACAGTATGGACGAAGAAAAGGATGCCCACGGACACCCTTTGATGACCGATGCTGAAAAAGAAGGAAACGTCGAAAGATTGAAGTACGGTTATTGGAGAACTCAATACTTCATCGATTTTCCGGATGAGGTAGCTGTATATGCTGCTTCTCCTGTAAGTAACTGTAACAACGGTGACTTCGAACTCGGTAATTTTACCGGCTACACCCTGGCCTCTGGTAACACGACCAGTGGTAATGGTTACACTTCAGGTGAGTGTTCTTTTATTCCACTTACCGCTGTAACCACGTTGACTCCAGAAGCTCCTTTCTCCAACACGGATAACTTCCAGTTGGTAGGACCTGGTTCTGACCCATACGTACCTATTCAGCGCGTAAACACAGCTGCTGGATTGGGAGATAACTGGGCGGTTAGAATTAATGGTGGTAAGCCTTTGGCCAACCCGATTACTTCTAGCCAATGCTGGCCTGATCGCGGTATCAACCGTCTTTCGAGAACAGTTACCCTTTCTTCAGCAGGTATTTCTGAAGTAGGTTTCTACTACGCCTTGGTTATGGAATACCCAAATCACACCAATGCAAATCCATTTTTCGTAGCTCGTGCTATGGATGCTTCCGGAAATGAATTGGACCGTGTATGCCGTATTTCTAACCCTGGTGATCCTTTCTTCAACTCCGTTCCTTCTCAGTCTTATGGCGGTTGTGGTATTTCTCAAACCGTATACTCCGACTGGACTTGTGGCGAGCTTGAAGTAAGTGGAAACGTAGGTGATGTAATTACCTTGGAATTCTACGCTGTTGACTGTGGTGCTGGTGCGCACTTTGGTTATGCTTACGTAGATGATATCTGTGAAGACTGTGTAGCTGATTCCTGTAACTTCCAGGGAAGTATCGATTTGGATCCTGCAAAGGATACTTGCTTCACTGGACAGAAGTACGACGTATGCGGAACCTTCGATATGGCTGCTATCAACTGTACTACTGCTACTGTAAACAGCATCACTTTGAACGTAATTCAAGGTGGAGTTTCTACCCCGGTTACCGTTACACCTACCATTGACTTGGTGAACAAAACCTTTTGTTTTTCACTAAGCCCTGGAGACTTCCCATCAGCTTCTGGGTCTTATGACTTTGAAGTAACCATCGAATTCGCTATCAACGGTGGTACACACACCGAAACAGATGTTCATACCGTACCAGGACAGGACAACGATGTGAGCTTCGATTGCTGTGACTTTGTTCCACAAATTGTTATTCAAGGAGACACTTGTATCGATCCTTGTGAGAATCCTGAAATTCCAGTTATTGCATACGTAATTGATGCGAACACCGGATTGCCAATGACTTCTCCACCGAACACTATTTCCTGGAGCACCGGAGCTACTACTACTTACACTACTGCTTTTGTAAATACTCCTTTAACTGTTACCGTAACAGATGATAAGAAGTGTACAGAAACAGATTCTACTTACATCCCTTGTGATTCTTGTGACTGTAAGATCAAAGACTTCACGCTATTTGCCGGAACGCCGAATAAGTGTCAGGTTGGATTCTCTGCCTGGAACTATTCCACTACCAGCAAAGACTGTGAACCGATTAAGGTAATCTGGAACTGGGGAGATGGAACTACATCAGAAATGTCTCCATTGGTTAGCCCACTGCACACCTACAGCAGCAATGGTACCTATACCGTTTGTGCATCCGTAGTTGTACAGTCTGGTTCTGACCCTAAATGTACCGATACCTTGACTAAGTGTGTTGTAGTACGTATCGAGAAGTGTGACGATTGTAAGTGCGACATCCGCGACTTTACTTTGAAAAACACCATGTTGAACGGATGTCAGGCTGGTTTCTCAGCGTACAACTTCAGCATTACTCCAGAAGAGTGTAAAGCCGTTAAAATCCTTTGGGACTTTGGTGATGGTACTACCGTTTCTTTGGCTCCAAATGTAAGCGCTGCCCACACCTACAGCAGTAATGGTACCTATACCGTTTGTGCCACCGTTATTGTAGAATCTTCCATTGATCCTAAGTGTACCGATCAGTTGAAGAAGTGCATTACGGTAAACATTACCAATTGCCGCAGAAGTTCCGGTAGCATTGCTCCACCTCATTCCAACGGAAGTGGATCAGGAACTCCAGGTCAAGGTGATTTCTCGGTTTATCCGAATCCTACAAACGGAGATATCTTCGTATTCCTTCCTACTGAAAATGCTGAGCGTTTGCGCTTGCAAGTGGTTTCAGTAGAAGGCAAGGTTCTTATGAATCAGGAAGTAATTAATCAGGGTGAAGAAATTCAACTGTCTACTTCAGAATTGTCTGAAGGAACTTACTACCTGAAAGCCGTTCGCGAAGATGGAAGCGAGCACGTAAGATCCTTCATCAAAGAGTAA
- a CDS encoding DUF2059 domain-containing protein produces MKTTITLAFCLFVSLASFGQSDSYVKKLNKYFELNGTEETFETVVEQMMEQMKSTRTDVPAEIWDEFSQEMQKTSLKDLTKMLAPVYYKHLTEADLDKLNAFYQSDVGKKLAEKTPIITQESMAIGQQWGLQIAEKVIKELEKKGY; encoded by the coding sequence ATGAAAACCACAATTACTCTTGCCTTTTGTCTGTTTGTTTCTCTGGCTTCTTTTGGCCAATCGGACAGCTACGTGAAAAAATTGAACAAGTACTTCGAACTTAATGGAACGGAAGAAACCTTTGAAACCGTAGTGGAGCAGATGATGGAGCAAATGAAATCTACCCGTACGGATGTTCCTGCTGAGATTTGGGATGAATTCAGTCAGGAAATGCAGAAGACTTCCCTAAAAGATTTGACCAAAATGCTCGCTCCTGTGTACTACAAGCACTTGACAGAAGCTGACCTGGACAAATTGAACGCATTTTACCAAAGCGATGTGGGTAAGAAACTGGCGGAGAAAACTCCGATTATCACCCAAGAGTCCATGGCGATAGGCCAACAATGGGGACTACAGATTGCTGAAAAGGTGATCAAAGAATTGGAAAAGAAGGGCTATTAA
- a CDS encoding transcriptional regulator yields MKKRLDPLLHNELRLAVMSLLISLEKADFNFLLKETGATRGNLSVQLTKLKEAGYLSIEKSFKDNYPLTTCQIESQGVEAFEAYVEALQSFLKPGGKKS; encoded by the coding sequence GTGAAAAAAAGGCTTGATCCCTTACTCCATAACGAACTTAGGTTGGCAGTAATGTCGCTTCTGATCAGTTTGGAAAAAGCCGATTTTAATTTTCTGCTAAAGGAAACAGGAGCAACCCGCGGAAATCTAAGTGTTCAATTAACCAAGCTCAAAGAGGCGGGCTATCTCTCCATCGAAAAATCCTTTAAGGACAATTATCCCTTAACCACCTGTCAGATCGAAAGCCAGGGAGTGGAGGCGTTTGAAGCTTACGTGGAGGCACTTCAGTCCTTCTTAAAGCCAGGTGGCAAAAAGTCATAA
- a CDS encoding T9SS type A sorting domain-containing protein, translating into MKLKIAWQNYARTALLCSLLSSIVFLPTALFGQSYQFDLIKDASSLGNNKYQITPNASNKEGAIWSKQKIDLTKPFNICFDANFGSKDNNGADGIAFVLRSDSLDTLGRDGGGLGFTDIPSGPRKISPSLAIEFDDFQNGWSNDPSYDHIALVKDGIAATPLTGPFQLLSGNIEDGVDHTIRIQWDPSSQFLSCWFDGTLKFSYNIDIATTIFSGTNHVYWGFTSGTGMYYNAHTVQFHSMNSFSTIGSASSLSNTCFQITPNSKNQKGAIWNTSMMDLNNDFTICFDANFGTKDANGADGMAFVLRQDTTDTLGGNGGGLGMSYIPPTTQIIAPSFAVEFDDFLNGWSNDPSYDHMALVKDGDLANPLDGPYQLLYGNIEDGQYHEVKITWDAGTQDFSVWFDGYLMTIYNIDLVNSVFGSNSMVWWGFTGATGNLFNEQTICNINQTCCGYEETEDCIVSQFDKFYDEPIGMDIPESAQFNSLKIAENCDFVAAGELPTGVMLPQFVSSKLPMIARTDKHGNPLWFKQYLANQEVIGSFENVIELSDQNISACGYYHNGLHEVALLVKTDAMGNELWTRQIGNHSGVSVRAWDVEETPHGLIAVSGTYGNDMFISVFDASGIQMWSKLYTIPQGSISSFALEPSDRDGDGVPAEGFAVCGNLFAPSIGTPTGFLLEFDLAGTPIPSTMHTSPEVVFLDLKQLDTDNDSLVDSLSWAVTGQHTASQHLVLGYFFPTGSIVKQYNFANTQLRGHALEQAPNGNVMVVADLVDPSWTYASILTLEADLSNNYVIAYNTSTNESNELVRSVEVVTNKFVAMAGGTDASKPAGEYNPLIKSFNFNHLTYCDYPIPLTTTILDTLDKPQVSSSHLPTDTLSNWVEEIIQQDHIYCTMLAMKQSTSLSTVEQELSDQPFIHVYPNPIKQGDILHIEMNDSDEDKRDLTVLDASGRVLLQQESETDNNGNVVLHTAGLEAGTYILQIKGQSTLQSIRFVVSH; encoded by the coding sequence ATGAAACTAAAAATTGCCTGGCAGAATTATGCCAGAACCGCACTCCTATGTTCTTTACTTTCGAGTATAGTTTTCCTACCTACCGCCCTATTTGGGCAATCCTATCAGTTTGATTTAATCAAAGATGCTTCGAGCCTCGGCAACAACAAATACCAAATAACTCCGAATGCCTCCAACAAGGAAGGAGCCATTTGGTCCAAGCAAAAAATAGACCTCACTAAGCCGTTTAATATCTGCTTCGACGCCAACTTCGGCAGCAAAGACAACAACGGTGCAGACGGTATCGCCTTTGTACTGAGGTCTGATTCCTTAGACACCCTTGGCCGCGATGGAGGCGGTTTGGGCTTTACGGACATTCCGTCAGGACCTCGAAAAATCAGCCCTTCCCTGGCCATTGAGTTCGACGATTTTCAAAATGGCTGGAGTAATGATCCCAGCTACGACCACATCGCCCTGGTTAAAGATGGAATTGCTGCCACACCTCTTACCGGTCCCTTTCAACTGCTCTCGGGCAATATCGAAGATGGAGTGGATCACACTATACGAATACAATGGGATCCCTCAAGTCAATTCTTGTCCTGCTGGTTTGACGGAACGCTCAAGTTTAGTTACAACATCGACATTGCTACCACCATTTTTAGCGGAACGAATCATGTGTATTGGGGATTCACAAGTGGAACAGGCATGTACTACAATGCTCACACCGTTCAGTTTCACTCCATGAACAGCTTCTCAACCATTGGTAGTGCTTCATCCCTATCCAATACCTGCTTTCAAATTACTCCTAACTCCAAAAACCAAAAAGGAGCCATCTGGAACACTTCGATGATGGACCTCAACAATGACTTCACCATTTGCTTTGACGCCAATTTTGGCACCAAAGATGCCAATGGTGCAGACGGAATGGCCTTTGTTCTCAGACAGGACACCACTGATACCTTGGGTGGAAATGGTGGTGGATTGGGAATGTCGTATATCCCACCAACAACCCAAATCATTGCTCCATCATTTGCTGTGGAATTTGACGATTTCTTAAACGGATGGAGTAATGACCCGTCTTACGACCACATGGCTTTGGTCAAAGATGGTGACTTAGCCAATCCCTTGGATGGCCCTTATCAACTACTCTATGGAAACATCGAGGATGGCCAATATCACGAGGTAAAAATCACGTGGGACGCTGGTACTCAAGATTTCTCGGTGTGGTTTGATGGGTATTTAATGACCATATACAATATAGACCTTGTCAATTCCGTGTTCGGTAGCAACAGCATGGTTTGGTGGGGATTTACAGGTGCTACGGGAAATTTATTCAACGAACAAACCATCTGCAACATCAATCAAACTTGTTGCGGATATGAAGAAACCGAAGATTGTATCGTTTCTCAGTTTGACAAATTCTACGACGAACCAATCGGAATGGACATTCCTGAATCCGCTCAATTCAACTCGTTGAAGATTGCCGAAAACTGTGATTTTGTTGCCGCAGGAGAATTACCCACAGGAGTTATGCTGCCCCAATTTGTGAGCAGCAAGTTGCCTATGATCGCCCGAACGGATAAACATGGAAATCCGCTTTGGTTTAAGCAATACTTAGCCAATCAGGAAGTCATTGGAAGCTTTGAAAATGTGATCGAACTGAGTGACCAAAACATCTCGGCCTGTGGATACTACCACAATGGATTGCACGAAGTAGCTCTATTGGTTAAAACAGATGCCATGGGTAATGAACTGTGGACGCGACAAATTGGAAACCACTCTGGAGTGAGTGTTCGTGCCTGGGATGTAGAAGAAACTCCCCATGGCTTGATTGCCGTTTCAGGAACCTATGGCAACGATATGTTCATTTCGGTTTTTGATGCTTCTGGAATTCAGATGTGGTCTAAACTCTACACCATTCCTCAGGGAAGCATTTCATCCTTTGCCCTTGAGCCTTCAGATCGAGATGGCGATGGAGTTCCGGCGGAAGGTTTCGCTGTTTGTGGAAATCTATTTGCCCCTTCTATCGGCACTCCAACAGGATTTCTTTTGGAATTTGATTTGGCTGGCACCCCGATTCCAAGTACCATGCATACCTCACCTGAGGTCGTATTTCTGGATCTAAAACAATTGGATACCGATAACGATTCTTTGGTAGATAGCCTGAGTTGGGCAGTGACAGGACAACATACCGCCTCCCAGCATCTTGTACTTGGCTACTTCTTCCCCACCGGTTCCATAGTGAAACAATACAACTTTGCAAACACACAATTGCGAGGTCATGCTCTGGAGCAAGCTCCCAATGGCAACGTAATGGTTGTAGCGGACCTGGTCGATCCTTCATGGACTTATGCATCCATCCTTACTTTGGAAGCTGATCTATCCAATAACTATGTAATCGCCTACAATACGTCTACCAATGAATCCAATGAGTTGGTTCGATCTGTGGAAGTGGTTACCAATAAGTTTGTGGCCATGGCAGGTGGAACGGATGCGTCCAAACCCGCCGGAGAGTATAATCCATTGATTAAGTCCTTCAATTTTAACCACCTTACTTACTGCGATTATCCTATTCCGTTAACCACTACGATTTTAGACACCTTGGATAAACCCCAGGTTAGCTCAAGTCATTTGCCTACGGATACCTTATCCAATTGGGTGGAAGAAATCATTCAACAGGACCATATCTATTGCACAATGCTCGCCATGAAGCAGTCGACTTCTCTTAGCACCGTTGAGCAAGAGTTGAGCGATCAGCCTTTCATTCATGTCTATCCGAATCCAATTAAGCAAGGAGATATTCTTCACATTGAAATGAACGACTCGGATGAAGATAAACGAGACTTGACGGTACTTGATGCCAGCGGTCGTGTGCTTCTTCAGCAGGAATCAGAAACCGATAATAACGGCAACGTTGTGCTACACACTGCGGGACTGGAAGCCGGTACTTACATCCTTCAAATCAAGGGTCAATCTACTCTGCAGTCGATACGGTTCGTCGTTTCGCATTAA
- a CDS encoding zinc-dependent peptidase — protein MWGFIILAIGTLLFVILKYGNRSKPIAVPAQFPAKWRTILQSQVEFYQRLSHSEKDHFENDILEFLSRVKITGIQTKVEDEDRLLVAASAAIVVFGFPEWRYQYLREVLLYPSHFDRDFNFRNPSEMVTGMVGNGPMEGVVIFSKPALHQGFDITSDKKNVGIHEFVHLFDKEDGVIDGIPPGWENQALQTTWLQLIQKKVEEITEGDSDINPYGATNRQEFLAVASEYFFERPALLKKKHPELYDILEHTFRQSNANRWKKKVRMGRTLRRNDPCPCGSGLKYKKCCLSYNA, from the coding sequence ATGTGGGGATTTATCATACTGGCCATCGGCACGCTTCTATTTGTCATTCTTAAATATGGTAACCGTTCAAAGCCTATAGCGGTACCCGCTCAGTTTCCTGCAAAATGGAGAACGATACTTCAATCTCAGGTCGAATTCTACCAACGATTGAGTCATTCGGAAAAGGACCATTTTGAAAATGACATTTTGGAGTTCCTGAGCCGGGTGAAAATCACAGGTATACAGACTAAGGTTGAAGATGAGGATCGTTTGTTAGTAGCCGCCAGTGCGGCTATTGTGGTCTTTGGGTTTCCAGAATGGCGCTACCAATACCTTCGCGAGGTACTCCTTTATCCAAGTCACTTTGACCGCGATTTTAATTTTCGAAACCCCAGCGAAATGGTCACTGGTATGGTGGGTAATGGCCCAATGGAGGGAGTTGTGATTTTTTCTAAACCCGCCCTTCATCAAGGGTTCGATATCACCTCTGACAAGAAAAATGTGGGTATCCATGAGTTTGTACACCTGTTTGACAAGGAAGACGGTGTGATCGATGGAATTCCACCAGGATGGGAAAACCAGGCCCTACAGACCACCTGGCTTCAATTGATTCAAAAAAAGGTAGAAGAAATCACCGAAGGGGATTCAGATATCAATCCCTATGGTGCGACCAATCGCCAGGAGTTTTTGGCGGTGGCTTCAGAGTACTTTTTTGAGCGTCCGGCACTATTAAAAAAGAAGCATCCTGAATTGTATGATATCTTGGAACATACATTCAGGCAATCCAACGCCAACCGTTGGAAGAAAAAGGTGAGGATGGGACGAACCCTTCGCCGAAACGATCCTTGTCCATGCGGTAGTGGCCTGAAGTACAAAAAGTGCTGCCTAAGCTACAATGCATAA